From Gouania willdenowi chromosome 18, fGouWil2.1, whole genome shotgun sequence, one genomic window encodes:
- the LOC114480315 gene encoding E3 ubiquitin-protein ligase TRIM21-like isoform X1, translated as MSAACSGMSEDHFLCSICLEVFTDPVTTSCGHNFCEPCISTHWDTSTTSRCPVCNQVFSTKPQLKVNTFISEMVSQFRRESEQKAAAPGEVPCDVCTGTKVKALKSCLDCVFSYCETHLEPHLTASRLRRHQLVEPVENLETRMCLKHSKPLELFCQSDQTCVCLMCSVLEHKSHQLVPLREECEEKKVELEKTDADLQQMIQKRREKLEEIRESVRIRKDAADRGKAEGVEMFTALMELVQRGLKELMETMEEKQEAEEKEAEGLIKELEEEISELMKRSSEVEQLSRSEDHLHLLQHFCSLKAPPATKDWTEVMVRPSSYEETVLRAVAQLEDTLSDKMKKMKMKMMKMMQQFAVDVTLDPLTAHPKLVLSDDGKQVYHSDEKKKLPDNKERFLFFPCVLGKQSFSSGRFYFEVQVKGKTEWDLGVVKESINRKGIISLRPKNGLWTVILRDGNVYKACKGPSVILHLKCVPEKVGVFVDYEEGVVSFYDVDAAALIYSFTHCCFTHKLHPYFNPCNNDGGKNSSPLIICPVNQSE; from the coding sequence ATGTCTGCTGCCTGCAGTGGGATGTCTGAAGATCACTTCCTGTGCTCCATCTGTCTGGAGGTGTTCACTGATCCAGTCACCACATCATGTGGACACAACTTCTGTGAACCATGCATCAGCACACACTGGGACACCAGTACCACCAGCAGGTGTCCCGTGTGTAATCAGGTCTTCAGCACTAAACCTCAGCTGAAGGTCAACACGTTTATCTCTGAGATGGTTTCTCAGTTCAGACGTGAATCTGAGCagaaagcagcagcaccaggagaAGTTCCCTGTGACGTCTGCACTGGAACCAAAGTGAAGGCCCTGAAGTCCTGCCTGGACTGTGTGTTCTCCTACTGTGAGACTCACCTGGAGCCTCATCTGACAGCATCACGCCTGAGAAGACATCAGCTGGTGGAGCCTGTGGAGAACCTGGAAACCAGGATGTGTCTAAAACACAGCAAACCTCTGGAGCTGTTCTGTCAGAGTGATCAGACATGTGTCTGCTTGATGTGTTCTGTTTTGGAGCACAAGAGTCACCAGTTAGTTCCTCTGAGAGAAGAGTGTGAAGAAAAGAAGGTGGAGCTGGAGAAGACAGATGCTGACCTTCAgcagatgatccagaagagacgagagaagctgGAGGAGATCAGAGAGTCAGTGAGGATCAGGAAGGATGCTGCAGACAGAGGGAAAGCTGAAGGTGTGGAGATGTTCACTGCTCTGATGGAGCTTGTTCAGAgaggcctgaaggagctgatggagacgatggaggagaaacaggaagcagaagagaaagaggctgaaggtttgatcaaagagctggaggaggaaatctctgagctgatgaagagaagctctgaggtggagcagctctcccgctctgaagaccacctccacctcctccaacaCTTCTGCTCCCTGAAAGCTCCTCCAGCCACCAAGGACTGGACAGAGGTCATGGTCCGTCCATCATCATATGAGGAGACTGTGCTGAGAGCTGTGGCTCAGCtggaggacacactcagtgacaagatgaagaagatgaagatgaagatgatgaagatgatgcagCAGTTTGCAGTAGATGTGACTCTTGATCCTCTTACAGCTCATCCTAAACTCgtcctgtctgatgatggaaaaCAAGTTTATCACAGTGATGAGAAGAAGAAACTTCCAGACAACAAAgagagatttttgttttttccttgtgTTTTAGGGAAACAGAGTTTCAGTTCAGGCAGATTTTATTTTGAGGTTCAggttaaaggaaaaactgaGTGGGATTTAGGAGTGGTTAAAGAATCTATCAACAGGAAGGGAATCATCTCTCTGAGACCTAAGAATGGTTTATGGACTGTGATActcagagatggaaatgtgtatAAAGCATGTAAAGGTCCATCAGTcattcttcatctgaagtgtgttcctgagaaggtgggtgtgtttgtggactatgaggagggtgtggtctccttttatgatgtagatgctgcagctctgatctactccttcactcactgctgcttcactcaCAAACTACATCCATACTTTAATCCCTGTAATAACGATGGTGGTAAAAACTCATCACCTCTGATCATctgtcctgtcaatcaaagtgaatga